The Skermanella pratensis genome has a window encoding:
- a CDS encoding cytochrome P450, whose protein sequence is MRQQTSSKFLDRSADTLRTDPATRKKRPMARHSAAEAPNEARSYRDIPKPPVWPVLGAAPALRRDALSFMLEARRAHGDVVAMPLGLKPAVQITHPDLVRHVLIDNSANYGRSPMTDRLKFMLGEGLVTADGERWARQRRMMQPIFQRDRLDGLIPIMTAAVEDMLERWNVLARSGTPVDIGAQMGHLALDIITRALFGTSGGPLAEDVIRCIPILQEYTASLFWTFNPLAGKLPTPHRRRFRAALATIDTIILRFIRERMAAGAGDADMLDALLKARDPETGAVMDEKALRDEVITLFLAGHETTANALTWTWYLLDRHPEALDRLEVEAATVGSAPKTAEDLNGLGYARRVAQEAMRIYPPVWSFNRLALDTDTLGGYAIPRRATVFIPPWVLHRHPSFWEDPERFDPDRFTSARSAGRPRYAYLPFGAGPRTCIGSHLALMEMQVVLPLVASRYRLRLASDHPVSAQALITTRPSKPIMMRLEPQAKAGRSPGGTHSIPDHQVLGGGPEGGR, encoded by the coding sequence GTGAGGCAGCAGACTTCATCGAAGTTTCTGGACCGCTCTGCAGATACCCTACGTACGGATCCTGCAACGAGGAAGAAGCGCCCCATGGCCCGTCACTCCGCAGCCGAAGCACCGAACGAAGCGCGAAGCTACCGGGATATTCCCAAACCTCCCGTCTGGCCGGTGCTCGGTGCGGCTCCGGCGCTGCGGCGCGATGCGTTGTCCTTCATGCTGGAAGCGCGCCGGGCACATGGCGATGTCGTCGCGATGCCCTTGGGGCTCAAGCCGGCGGTCCAGATCACCCATCCCGACCTGGTCAGGCACGTTCTGATCGACAACAGCGCCAATTACGGGCGCAGCCCCATGACCGATCGGCTGAAGTTCATGCTCGGCGAAGGGCTCGTCACGGCGGACGGCGAACGTTGGGCGCGGCAACGGCGGATGATGCAGCCGATCTTCCAGCGCGACAGGCTGGATGGTCTCATCCCGATCATGACCGCCGCCGTGGAAGACATGCTGGAGCGCTGGAACGTCCTGGCACGATCCGGCACCCCGGTCGACATCGGTGCGCAGATGGGACACCTGGCGCTCGATATCATCACCCGTGCCCTGTTCGGCACGAGCGGCGGACCGCTTGCGGAAGACGTGATCCGGTGCATTCCCATCCTCCAGGAATACACGGCCTCGCTGTTCTGGACCTTCAATCCCCTTGCCGGCAAGCTCCCCACTCCCCATCGCCGCCGTTTCCGCGCAGCACTGGCCACGATCGACACCATCATCCTGCGCTTCATCCGGGAGCGCATGGCGGCCGGTGCGGGAGATGCCGACATGCTCGATGCCCTGCTCAAGGCGCGGGACCCGGAGACCGGCGCGGTCATGGACGAAAAGGCGCTACGCGACGAGGTGATCACCCTTTTCCTGGCGGGACACGAGACCACGGCCAACGCCTTGACGTGGACATGGTATCTGCTCGACCGGCATCCGGAAGCGCTCGACCGGCTTGAGGTGGAAGCGGCGACCGTCGGCAGCGCGCCCAAGACCGCCGAGGATCTCAACGGGCTTGGGTACGCCAGGCGGGTGGCCCAGGAAGCGATGCGGATCTACCCGCCGGTCTGGAGTTTCAATCGCCTCGCGCTCGACACGGATACTCTGGGTGGTTACGCCATTCCACGGCGAGCGACCGTCTTCATTCCGCCCTGGGTACTGCACCGCCATCCCTCCTTCTGGGAAGATCCCGAACGCTTCGACCCGGACCGGTTCACGTCAGCGCGTTCGGCCGGCCGGCCCCGGTACGCCTACCTGCCGTTCGGCGCCGGACCACGCACCTGCATCGGCAGCCATCTGGCGCTGATGGAGATGCAGGTGGTTTTGCCGCTGGTGGCGTCGCGGTACCGGTTGCGGCTGGCCTCCGATCATCCAGTATCGGCCCAAGCCCTCATCACCACGCGCCCGAGCAAACCCATAATGATGAGGTTGGAACCGCAGGCGAAGGCCGGTCGATCTCCAGGCGGCACTCACTCGATTCCGGACCACCAGGTGCTGGGAGGCGGACCCGAAGGCGGAAGATAG